The genomic segment AATAGATCTTTTATTACAAAATCATATtacatttcctttttttcttttttcgaaagaaagaataataatctctctttttatatattaatcGTTTATGATATGGTTCTTATTGTTTTCCTGGTAGGTGTCATTGCTTTTAGATGCAAAAAGACATTCTATGTTAGCATTACAACTTCCATGATATACTGCTTATTTGTTTCCCTGGTTTAGCCTTAGCGTCATTACTTTTAGATGAAAAAAAGTTCATTCTCCCTGAACACCGCAAACGGTGCTCAATAACTTGTGCTTCTTTACCTTATTCTTTATGTATACATTATGCAATTCACATATGAATTGTTGTGGAAGGTGCATCAAATTGGCTGTGTTGCCTTGAGCTGTCAAATTTAATCAGAGTATATATCGATGATtgtgatatgaaaatgttacggTAACCAAGTACTAGAAAATGACCACatcatgaaaaatgttttcatgAGAAATGACTTCCGTCGCACCAAATACACCTGTGAATTATTTCCTTTGGTGTGGCGATAGGAGTATAGTTGGCTAATAGTTTTAGCCTAGTAGTACTGTTTTATGTATTACCCATGAACAGAGATATTTGAGTGTGTATTAAGGTAAATTAAGTCGGAAAAACCATGGGAGAGTAAAGGCAACGACAAAGCAAGCAAGAAGGAAATTACAGCAAGATTGTTGACATCTCCATCTACAATCATTGTGTGTAGCAGAGGAATTGGATATATATGAACTTCTTCTGGCCTCTATTGCCCTGTGGTTCCATTCTACCACCATTATTCTGTTTTGCGTCTCTGGTAATGTTCTTGTTTCCACATTTTTGGCTGTCTTCCCACATATTTCGCATGATCTGTAACATCACAAGATACTGCTCTTACATACGTAAACTCAAGTAGACTTTTAAATCTTATTTGTATTAAGTATAACTCAATTCTAAGGTTGGCTGTTTGAATTTTCACTATTGTTCATGTCAATCCATTTAAAATCTTATTTGTATTAAGTACCCTAAGAAATTGACCCTTTTTTCTGTTTCACTTAATCATTTTAAGTAcctaatttcaatttttttttttataactgtgGTGTTGGGATCAACTTTCACACCTTTTGACTAATTTCATGGGGTACTTGTTACCTCCCACCAGGTACGGAGTAATTTTGTCCATCAGGAGTTGGACagatgagaagaaatcacctaatATTTGTCTCTGCTAAGATTTGAACCTGAAACCTCATGATTCTCGACTCACTTCAATAACTACTAAGTTGATGCGAGTACCTAATTCTTTAATACTATACTTTCCTTTTAAggagtatttattttttatcatacGTTAAGAGAGAGCAAGTGAAAGCACTAGTTGGATAGATAGACTAGGTCATACTTCTTATAGGGGTGACACGTTGGCTATCGAATCAAAGTAGGGTTCCAAACCTCGCTTATATTGACACACCCCGATTGTTCCAGCATCAACCCCTCAAATATGGATTATTTTCTAACGGTATTATTTTATTCACGTCCATATAGGGCAGTTATCTGCTACAAACAGGTTAAGATACACCACATGTAAGTATAATAACTCTTTCAGTATGTGTAAGTTAAAATCCTTTAAAGCATTAATACTTCAACAAAAAACAAGAGGATAATACAATGTTACCTGTTGCCTCTCTGATTGAACCAGGCTTCAGCACAATGGCGATGACAAACACCAAGCTCAGCTTTACAATCACAACCCAGCTCCAACATTTCCATGGATTGATCCTCATTCAAATGACATATTCGGCATACTTTTTCTGTTCCCTGATTTTCGTCATCACTCTCTAATTTGTCATCAATATTTATTACAACTTCACTACCTTTCTCTGTTTTTTCTCCGCATTTAGTATCTAAATTGTTAGTCTCCTTAACTTCTTCGTGTGTTATCTCAGCTTCTTTAATTTCTGCAATCCCTGGATTCTTCTGTGTTTTTAAGTCTCCACTGGTTGCTGCAACATCCTGCATAATTTGCTAGAGACCCTCTTAGGATTAAGGGTTTGTTTAGTGAAAAATTCAAACTTTTGAGGGGAATAAAGGAAGGAAACACAGACATGGAAGAAGGAATAAAGAAATGAATGTAAAAAGCATATGTTCTTTACAAAATGACCTGAACATGCTTTGCTTCAAGTCGTCATTTAGTATGCAGGAAGCTTTATTTCAGTGTAGAGTTTGTttaaattatggaaatatttttCTAAACTTTTAAGATTTGCTtattatggaaaatattttttgtcaaaGCGGTTTTCGAAAAAAATACTCTTTGTTTTGAGAAGCATTCGActaatcaattcaaaaatatatttatcaatATTAGAGCAACAattctttaaaataattatttttcttaaagaaaTGAACATTTTTTACTTCCCAGAAGTTTAGCCAAACTTATACAGTGAATTCGACGCAAAAGGTTTTTAAGGAAACTACTACTATGATTTTACATGGAAGAAGCAAGGAAGAACGTGGATAAAATTCACAAATAATCattttaagcatttttttttttttttttccaaagataGGATCGGAAAGTGTTTAGTAAATAGTATTTCTACAACAATGTTGAGTATACTTTGAGGGGAAGAAATCTAGGGAGGAAATTAGTTAAAAGGGGTCTTTACAAAAATGAATAGATGTATATGACTCTCATAACCTGTGTATACATGGGAGATTCTGACATAACACAGAGGTAATCCGCTATATTTTGTAGAGGGTCATTTAATCCATTAGGAGTTCATTTTAGTAAATATtacttttaatttaaaagaaaaaacgtGGTAGAAAGAAATATTAACCAAAGTTAACAACTAAGATACCAAAACCAACTTCAAGCCCCGTGTGAAAGAAGTAAGATATGATTCTTCTACACTTGTCTAGTGTCTGAATTCCAGTTAATTAAGTTTCTAGACAGTATAGATCCTTATTTCCACCCAATTTACCGAACAAGTGCATATTAGCTAAATGCAAGTCATTCTGTTGGATCCTTTTTATATGAGCTTTATGTGATGGAAACTATATACAATGGAAGCAATCAAGATCATCTTCCAAGTAACATAAATAATTAGTAAAATGTAGAtacattttaaataaatataaaatcgaTACATACCTTTTAAAACTAGAAGACACCCacaaaattcaattttatttctttctggGATTTTTCTATTGTGTAAAACTAAGTAATGACCGGAGTCAAAGTTATGAAggcaatttctaattcaattcttctTTGTTTCCAACTCCTTTACTTATTAAAGTTCTAAGTCAATTCGGGTGCAATAGGAACCGCAATACAATAGATAAGGGTTAGTAGAATTCTTTCAATCTGATATTCCCTATCATAATAAACTATATTATCTCACTAAACATTAGTAATTGCACTTCTTATTAATTTTGAATTCCACATTAAACACTGATTTGACTTCCCACAGATTACAACTTACAAGTATCAATCAGTTATATTAATATTGACcgtttatttaattaatcaataatttttttatactttcgcttaacttatttcatgtgTCGGATATAAAAATCACCAGCAGAACATACATAATACAATTTATAAGTTTCTTTTAAAAGTATTATCAATATATAACCGAACTGAGTCATGAAttgtattaataaatttttacataatATATTGTTATCATCCAATTTATTAGGTTAATTGAGTTAGCCATAATGAAGCTCAACTATTAATAAATTAAATCACAATCACAAACAATATACATTATTCAAAATAACTATATTCAAATTAAGAGTATAAAACAAATTCTTATCTCTAACTGATCTTGTTAAATATATTGATAATAATGTGCTAGCATAATAAATTGAAATTAGAccttttaattaaaataaattatatttaatcttGTATTACAATCATATTGATGGTGTGTCAAACTTTTCCTTTATAAAGAAACACACCATTATACAAATGATCTATTTAGTGGCAAACTTTATTAAGTTAAATAATCAATTGTTCCATCATAAATATTATGATTAATAATGAATCTTTTGCTTCTCGAGTGGTGTCTAACAATGGCGTTTGGGCTGCGGACGTAAAGCCTGACCTTATATCTATTTCTGTTATTTTAGTTTCCCCCTAAGCATTCGTTGGTCTTAAAAGTTTAGCTAAGATatattcaaattctttcttaTAAGTCAGATAAACCTCTCTACAATTGAATCTGacacaattatttttttaattatttataattcgttAAGAACAAAGGGCTATTTACTCCTCACGACCAAAATTTTATTAAGAGattcaaagtataacgaagTAAATTTATGAAGAAGTCAGGGGGAtacaataaatataaaaataattttaactataTATGTATAGTGTAATTTTCTGGCGATTATTTAAATGAAACCTCGAGTCCCCTTTTAACTCCCTTGACCTCGACCTTTCGTGATAACAAGAGCTTtagcttttctttctttttttcttttgtctctTTGAGATTTGATTCTGTCCCTTCAATTCCTTGTTGAGATAGTGCCAACTGATTCGGAGTAATATTTTACTAATGTATCTACCATTTGGGGGTGATAATCGTAAATTCCAAAAAGAAGAATCCATCGTGTATTTATCAAACGTACGCTTATTAAGTTTATCAAGAAAATTTTGACTCCttttgaaatgaaaaagaaattattatcTTCAAAATATTAGCCTAACATGGTTGGAAAGAAAATAGCCTTACATGCAATAAATTACAGTAAGAGTTATTCTAGCAGCAATTTCAGTTAGTTTTATCCTATCCATGTTCTACTATATGCTGCCgctattttattttgagataactTTTTTCGTTTCAAACACTTTTAAATGCATAAATTCTTCTTCATATGATTTTAATGTAATCTTAACattgatattattattatttttccagaAGAGAAAAAGATTAATGTCTACATTCATTTTAAtggtaaaataatttaatctccatatttgaaaattagtcACTAATATAGTAAGTATTATTGTCCCTACTCCaaaattcacaaataaaaacttttcaaccccctataattataaaataggcattattttaagaatttaatCTTACAAGTAAAACTTAAATTTAAGGGCCTTTAACAGTTCGACAAAGATAATCACATCTGTTATAAAATTTAACatacattaattatatttaacacatatatatagttgggagtAAATACGAGAAGCAGTAGAGATAAATGTTGGCAGATTAGTATCATTAATGCATCCATGTGTTTTGACTCATTTGCCCCTAAACAAAGCAACAACATGAGCTATTTTAGTGTTTAATGACAAGGTTACGCTTCTCAAGGGAAAAGGCCGTTAGTTACACATTGACGGCTCGCTCAGTCTTCTATATAAAGTCCAATCAGCTCTATCTTCGACAAACACGCCATTGATTATTTCTCTAAATCCTCTCACCGAGCCATGGCTATCCGAGCCGCTATTTCCGGTCGTAACCTCAAGCTTAGCTCGGCGTTAGGAGCGAGATCGTTGTCGTCGTGGTGGAGGAATGTTGAGCCGGCTCCTAAAGATCCTATCCTGGGCGTTACTGAAGCTTTTCTAGCCGATCCGAGTCCTGATAAAGTCAATGTTGGCGTTGTAAGTCTTACTTAGCTCCCTTCCTTTGCTGATTTTGTCTCTGTCTATAGGTTGAAAGTTTGTGTAAGAATAGTCATCTGTTATCTCATATAGTCGATCTcaaatattttcaatttattGGGATTGACATGTACTCTCCCTCCAAATTTACGCACACTCTTTAAATTAATAAACCCCAATTTTCCCTGAAACTTCCTATCTAGTATAAAATGGgaatgggacggagggagtagtagtaATTCGTATGTCTTATACTTTTTCAGCTTGAGCTATTTAAGCAAAAAtgaatgaactttttttttttttaattatatttatttatttattttaattagtgtgttgttgtgattggtAAAGGGAGCTTACAGGGACGACAATGGAAAACCGGTGGTACTGGAGTGTGTCAGAGAAGCAGAGAGGAGGATAGCTGGCAGTCACAACATGTGAGTCATTTCTCTATGTTTGTCCTTCCTCGCTGGAAAACATTACTGTGTTTAAGTTTTTTGCtattttatacatttattaaGATAGGTGCATTTAATTTAATTCTTAGAAGAATACAAACTTGCAACAGTTGCCGACTAATCTAGGATTTAAAGGGGTAGTATATACAAATTTATACTACCCCTACGTgtcaatttaagtgttttatttttcttcttggtctgttccaaaaagaatgtctctttgtatatttagtaagttgacaattcaaacatcctaccTGACAAAACCATAAGATTCAAAGGACTTTATAATACATTAtgcacatctttaatttaagacacAAGATCgaaaaatctctttttattttgcataatgttttgactttttaaaagatattattaaattatttgtaTAAACTAGTAGGAGTATATAATTGGAGTATGAGAACATGGGTGCAGGTGCACCACTAATTGTATAATCTGCTTCTAAACAAATGGTGGTGTCATGTGACTGTGAGAGTGTATCTGTGAGtgcatatttgtgtatataaagCATCTTCTTTTAAGTCTCTACAGAAATAGTGGCCCCATATTTTCCACTAACCAGTTTGATTCTTGAGGTTTATATTCTCATTTTTATGGCTATATGGATGGTGGAGATGGATCCCTCCACTAATTCTATCTTCTGCTTTTGTATAACCTTTCTTCCAAGATGAATTATTAATATCAAATTTACCTTTGCACAATTTAATGGcgttttattttgaaaagttctGCTCTTTAAGTCCCATTTCCACAGTATTACAgagtttgactagacacaggGTACATTATTATTTGACTTGTGTATTTTATTCACTGTGgtaaaagaataattaaaataacaagtgaaaaagttttttttcctttttgaaaggaaaaaagtaTCACATCGAcgtttattttaaaatttacatgAATTGAgttcttaaattttgtgataCTGTCTGTATGTATAGTAGTAATATTATTAGCAGAGTCTGTCAAACATTTTGTAATGTACCAAACTAGACAGTACTACTTTAACTTCTCTATGTCAAAGTTTTGATTTTGTCTTTAGAAATCTATTGGATTTGTTTAACACAGAGAGTTATGAAAGTACTTGATGTGGAAACATGACaatgaagttgaaaatttaagaatgaaaATGTTTTCAGTATTGCAAAAGAAGGCCAGGATTGttacttaaaagaaaaaacctGATAACATGTCGATATTTTAGCTTAATAACATGCTCACATTGACAATTCATCATTTACCAGGGAATATCTTCCTATGGGAGGTAGTGCCAACATGATCCAGGACTCGCTGAAGTTAGCCTATGGGGAGAACTCAGACTTGATAAAAGATAAACGCATCGCTGCAATTCAAGCATTGTCTGGGACTGGTGCATGCCGAATTTTTGCAGATTTCCAAAAGCGCTTTTGTCCTGATTCACAGATTTATATTCCTGTTCCTACATGGTCTAAGTAAGTACATCTTGCTGCATCATTGTAACTTCTTGATTGATCTTCCTCAATTTTTTGCACAGTAAAAATGAGTATGAAATTGCCATCAAAATTTCCTAATTTCATGTCATTTACTAATATGAGATTCTTGGCAGTCATCATAACATTTGGAGAGATGCTCATGTCACTCAGAGAAcatatcattattatcatcctGAAACAAAGGGTTTGGACTTTGCTGCTATGATGGATGATATAAAGGTATGAAAGCACACAGTTGTGATGTTTTCCTTGATGATTGGTTCCCCTGTTTCATTGCTCCCTCAGATTGCCATTATATGTTCTATCCTGACCTAATACAATTTCCTTATACATAGAATGCCCCAAAAGGATCATTTTTTCTGCTTCATGCTTGTGCTCATAATCCCACTGGGGTGGATCCGACAGAGGAGCAATGGAAGGAGATCTCGTACCAGTTCAAGGTAATGACTTGTATATTTTCTCCCCTTTTATTTGTCATAAGTCTCATATTGAATTTATTACACTGGTTCCAGGTGAAGGGACATTTTGCTTTCTTTGACATGGCCTATCAAGGATTTGCTACTGGGAATCCAGAGAAGGATGCTAAGGCTATCAGGATATTTCTTGAGGATGGTCATCCCATAGGATGTGCCCAatcatatgcaaaaaatatGGGCCTATATGGCCAGAGAGTTGGTTGCCTAAGGTAAAATACTACTCCCAAGATCATATATTATTTGGCCTAGTTAAAATCTGGAGAGTCAAactaactttttaaaaatcataGTTGGGTCTATCTTTTAAAATTATCTTctatttccaaaattagcaATACTACTTCTTCATGTAGTTTCTAGATCTGTCTTTTTCTCTTTCGAATAACCAAAACTTTAAACTTTTTCTTATACTTCATCATTTATACTCACTAATTAATTATACCATTAATCATATTTGTCATAACTCTGACATACCACATAAAAGTCCATATAATAAAATCTCGTACTTATCCCTATATTGCCCCTGTACAAGTCTCTTACGACAAAAAGGTCTCCTTTCAAACACGGGATCTGATATCAatgtaacaacaactaaattCTAATTCAAACTAGTTGGTATCACATATATGGATCTGATGCTTCCATTGTGTATGTGGTGGCCTGAAGCAGAAAATTTTGTTCTATGCATCAAGCTTGTTACACATTTAAAGAATATCGGAGAAATTTTTGGATTATTTGATAAATTTCATTTGTTGTTAATACACAACACAAAGTTAAAAGACTTCTAATGCTTTTGCTGTGATGCCTCAATTCACTGCAGTGTGGTCTGTGAGGATGATAAACAAGCAGTGGCAGTGAAAAGTCAGTTGCAGCAACTTGCCAGGCCCATGTACAGCAATCCACCTGTTCATGGTGCTCTCGTTGTTTCTACCATCCTTGGTGATCCAAACTTGAAAAACCTATGGCTTGGGGAAGTGAAGGTAAAAATCTTGTTAAACCTCATATTTCTCCAAGGCCAAGTTGTTTGGTGTTGTGTGGCTACTCTTTAGCTTTCTACCAATTTCGGAGCATCATATGTTAAACGTGAAAGTTTGACTAAGAGTTCTTTTTCCAGGGCATGGCTGATCGCATCATCGGGATGAGAACTGCTTTAAGAGAAAACCTTGAGAAGTTGGGTTCACCTCTATCCTGGGAGCACATAACCAAACAGGTATTGAAATCAATGACTTCTATCATTTTCTATTCTTGCATATATGTAAACTATAAGAAAATTACTATGGTTCACCTACTGCCCCATTAACGTTCAATACTGCCTACAGATTGGCATGTTCTGCTATAGTGGGATGACACCCGAACAAGTTGACCGATTGACAAAAGAGTATCACATCTACATGACTCGTAATGGTCGTATCAGGTATAGTTAGTTATATTCAGTCACCAATTTCTGCTTAATGCTCCTGTGTTCTTATAGAAATTACATCTGATTGTGTTTCCACTGTTTTTTTTATGATTCTTGTATGTGCAGTATGGCAGGAGTTACTACTGGAAATGTTGGTTACTTGGCAAACGCTATTCATGAGGTTACTAAATCTGCTTAAGGTCTAATATGATGGATTCAATTCGAATAACCAGCTAGAGGAGGCTGTGGAAACAACATTTTGTGAATTTCTTTTCTGATATTGGAAAAGTAAATTGAGATAACAACATTGTTGTAATAGCTAAGTTAAAATAATCGCACTGACAGAGGGACAGAGAGTTATGATTCTGTGAGAATTTTGAGGTGTAGACTTAGTCATTAGCAACGAACGTTGAGGCGGCGAAGTTTATATACTATTGTTTGAAGGAACTCCTATTTTTCACATACAACGTATTTACATGATATTTATGCCTTGGAAGTATATTTGCcgttatataaaattaattaattcagGAATTTTAACAAAGAAAATTATTAAACCATTGGATATTACGATATTGTGATTTCCAACTAGTTGGAAGGTTTTCTAATGTGGACACCAGAGCCTTATCGAGATTTTAGTTTGCTCGAAGAAGATGTATTTGGGTCAAAATCTCTTACGACTTCGTTAGCTACTACTCTTCCTGCATACTTGATGGTTTAttactttatatatatgcatgtacatataacaattgttatatttaaaaacatgtaaaaatgccaagttttgaaaaatttataGACCATAGGATTACCAAATAAAAGATTAAAATAACTAACCTAATTAACACACACTTCTACCAGGGAGATCTTTTTGATGGCTAGCTTTACCGGACAAAGATTAAACGCAAACTAGACCGAACTAAATAAGATTTAATCTCGTCAAGTGGGCTTATTCTGTTTACCAAGTTAGCTTATTAGCGCCTAACTTTTACTGGACAATGATTACACAAATTAGACTGAACTAAAATGTGTATCAATATCATACCAAACATtacaaaaataagattgaataaaattacttaaaagatttccaaaaagATGAAGGTTTTTCAATTGTGGACAACAGTAATTTCTGACTACTTCCTCATTTGctgattttcctatttttttccaattaaagATAAcgtaataatattttgaaaattccTGACATCTTTGACTCCTCAAGAGCGTAACCAGACTAAAAGTTTGGGAGCAagttatttttcctttataGAATTATTCAAAACGtacatttttcttctttatgaCCTTTGGTTCCCTGCTAATTTTGCTCTAATAATACACATCTACCTACAATGTTTAATTGTCAAGTTGGTACTTTCAAAACTGCATTTAACCATCATTAGTATAAGAGAAACAATCAAATATACTTCAAAGGCAAAAAACAAACCAAAGGTTGCAGAGGAATagcatatatgccttacattcaagaaacaaaaaaacagAGCTAGAAACAACTGCATATAAATACAACTACAACCAAAAGCTAAAGTCCTAGTGCACCAGTAGGTCTCTCAAGGAAATCTGCTTAACTAGACATTAcaatatttatcattttatactCCTATCTAA from the Lycium ferocissimum isolate CSIRO_LF1 chromosome 11, AGI_CSIRO_Lferr_CH_V1, whole genome shotgun sequence genome contains:
- the LOC132036162 gene encoding uncharacterized protein LOC132036162 — its product is MQDVAATSGDLKTQKNPGIAEIKEAEITHEEVKETNNLDTKCGEKTEKGSEVVINIDDKLESDDENQGTEKVCRICHLNEDQSMEMLELGCDCKAELGVCHRHCAEAWFNQRGNRSCEICGKTAKNVETRTLPETQNRIMVVEWNHRAIEARRSSYISNSSATHNDCRWRCQQSCCNFLLACFVVAFTLPWFFRLNLP
- the LOC132036289 gene encoding aspartate aminotransferase, mitochondrial, which translates into the protein MAIRAAISGRNLKLSSALGARSLSSWWRNVEPAPKDPILGVTEAFLADPSPDKVNVGVGAYRDDNGKPVVLECVREAERRIAGSHNMEYLPMGGSANMIQDSLKLAYGENSDLIKDKRIAAIQALSGTGACRIFADFQKRFCPDSQIYIPVPTWSNHHNIWRDAHVTQRTYHYYHPETKGLDFAAMMDDIKNAPKGSFFLLHACAHNPTGVDPTEEQWKEISYQFKVKGHFAFFDMAYQGFATGNPEKDAKAIRIFLEDGHPIGCAQSYAKNMGLYGQRVGCLSVVCEDDKQAVAVKSQLQQLARPMYSNPPVHGALVVSTILGDPNLKNLWLGEVKGMADRIIGMRTALRENLEKLGSPLSWEHITKQIGMFCYSGMTPEQVDRLTKEYHIYMTRNGRISMAGVTTGNVGYLANAIHEVTKSA